Proteins from a genomic interval of Pantoea deleyi:
- the murF gene encoding UDP-N-acetylmuramoyl-tripeptide--D-alanyl-D-alanine ligase, with translation MIPVSLQTLAQITGGTLHGSDLTLNEVTTDTRRVIAGSLFVALVGERFDAHDFAADAIASGAQALLVSKHLPVAVPQVVVADTRLAFGRLGAWVRQQSTARVVALTGSSGKTSVKEMTAAILRECGETLYTAGNLNNDYGVPMTLLRLTAEHQYAVIELGANHQGEIAYTTDLVKPESALVNNLAAAHLEGFGSLEGVAKAKGEIFQGLPAQGIAILNAESNDWPNWQRTLQDKTVWRFSPQAAECDFSAHDIRIAQDGTHFVMKTPCGTIDIVLPLPGRHNIANALAAAALALSVDAPLSAVQQGLRNLQSVPGRLFPVRLSANQLLLDDSYNANVGSMTAAAQVLSEMPGYRVLVAGDMAELGDETEKCHREVGEAARDAGIDRVLTTGRFSHFIGESSGVGEHFSDKTALTERLRQLLSEHSEITVLIKGSRSAAMEQVVQSLKEKGTC, from the coding sequence ATGATCCCGGTTTCATTACAGACCCTGGCGCAGATCACCGGCGGCACGCTGCACGGCAGCGATCTGACCCTGAATGAGGTGACCACCGACACCCGCCGCGTAATCGCAGGCAGCCTGTTTGTGGCGCTGGTCGGTGAACGCTTCGATGCTCATGACTTTGCCGCTGACGCGATTGCCAGTGGCGCACAGGCTTTGCTGGTTAGTAAGCATTTACCTGTCGCCGTGCCGCAGGTCGTGGTTGCGGATACCCGCCTCGCCTTTGGCAGACTGGGCGCGTGGGTTCGTCAGCAGTCCACCGCGCGTGTGGTGGCGCTGACCGGCTCCTCCGGCAAGACCTCGGTTAAAGAGATGACGGCCGCTATCCTGCGTGAGTGCGGTGAAACGCTCTACACGGCGGGCAACCTGAACAACGATTATGGCGTGCCGATGACGCTGCTGCGTCTGACCGCAGAGCATCAGTATGCGGTGATCGAACTGGGTGCGAATCATCAGGGCGAAATCGCCTACACCACCGATCTGGTGAAGCCGGAAAGCGCGCTGGTGAACAACCTGGCCGCCGCTCATCTGGAAGGTTTTGGTTCACTGGAAGGTGTCGCCAAAGCCAAAGGCGAGATTTTCCAGGGCTTACCGGCTCAGGGGATCGCCATCCTGAACGCCGAGAGCAATGACTGGCCCAACTGGCAGCGCACACTGCAGGATAAAACGGTATGGCGCTTCTCGCCGCAGGCCGCAGAGTGTGATTTTTCCGCCCACGACATCCGCATCGCGCAGGATGGCACCCATTTCGTTATGAAAACGCCGTGCGGCACGATCGACATCGTGCTGCCTCTGCCGGGACGTCACAACATCGCTAACGCTTTAGCGGCCGCGGCGCTGGCGCTGTCGGTAGACGCTCCGCTCAGCGCCGTTCAGCAGGGACTCAGAAACCTGCAGTCGGTGCCGGGCCGCCTGTTCCCGGTGCGCCTCTCTGCGAACCAGCTGCTGCTGGATGACAGCTACAACGCCAACGTCGGATCGATGACCGCCGCCGCGCAGGTGCTCTCTGAGATGCCGGGCTACCGGGTGCTGGTCGCGGGTGACATGGCGGAACTGGGTGACGAAACAGAAAAATGTCACCGCGAAGTCGGGGAAGCGGCGCGTGATGCCGGTATCGATCGCGTGCTGACCACCGGCAGATTCAGCCATTTTATCGGCGAAAGCAGCGGCGTTGGCGAACATTTCAGCGATAAGACGGCGCTGACTGAACGTTTGCGTCAGTTGTTGTCCGAACACTCAGAAATTACGGTCTTGATAAAAGGTTCACGTAGTGCCGCCATGGAGCAGGTAGTACAGAGCTTAAAGGAGAAAGGAACATGTTAG
- the murG gene encoding undecaprenyldiphospho-muramoylpentapeptide beta-N-acetylglucosaminyltransferase — translation MSGKRLMVMAGGTGGHVFPGLAVAHHLMEQGWEVRWLGTADRMEADLVPKHGIDIDFIRISGLRGKGLKALLQAPLRIFNAWRQARRIMKAWQPDVVLGMGGYVSGPGGLAAWSCGIPVVLHEQNGIAGLTNKWLSKIATKVLQAFPGAFPAADVVGNPVRTDVLALPLPAQRMAGRHGPVRVLVIGGSQGARILNQTLPQVAARVGDEITLWHQTGKGALPETEKAYQQAGQTQHKVTEFIDDMAAAYAWADLVVCRSGALTVSEVAAAGLPAIFVPFQHKDRQQYWNALPLEKAGAARIFEQPQFTAEAVADQLRHWDRATLLTMAEQARQVAIPDATERVAQEVARAAK, via the coding sequence ATGAGCGGTAAGCGATTGATGGTGATGGCAGGCGGAACCGGTGGGCATGTGTTTCCCGGTCTGGCTGTCGCCCATCATCTGATGGAACAGGGCTGGGAGGTTCGCTGGCTCGGGACGGCCGACCGTATGGAAGCCGATCTGGTGCCAAAGCATGGCATCGACATCGACTTCATCCGCATCAGCGGATTACGCGGCAAAGGCCTGAAGGCGCTTCTGCAGGCCCCGCTGCGCATTTTCAACGCATGGCGTCAGGCGCGCCGCATCATGAAAGCCTGGCAGCCGGATGTGGTGCTGGGCATGGGCGGCTACGTTTCAGGCCCTGGCGGTCTGGCGGCCTGGAGTTGCGGGATTCCGGTGGTGCTGCATGAGCAGAATGGCATCGCCGGACTGACCAACAAATGGCTGTCGAAAATCGCCACCAAAGTGCTGCAGGCCTTTCCGGGCGCATTCCCCGCCGCGGACGTGGTCGGGAACCCGGTGCGTACCGATGTCCTGGCGCTGCCGCTGCCTGCGCAGCGGATGGCCGGTCGTCATGGCCCCGTGCGGGTGCTGGTGATTGGCGGCAGCCAGGGCGCACGGATACTGAATCAGACCCTGCCGCAGGTCGCGGCGCGGGTGGGTGATGAGATCACCCTGTGGCATCAGACCGGTAAAGGTGCGCTGCCCGAAACCGAGAAAGCCTATCAGCAGGCCGGTCAGACCCAGCATAAGGTGACCGAGTTTATTGATGATATGGCCGCCGCCTACGCCTGGGCGGACCTGGTGGTGTGCCGCTCCGGTGCGTTAACCGTGAGCGAAGTCGCTGCGGCAGGTTTACCGGCGATTTTTGTGCCGTTTCAGCATAAAGATCGCCAGCAGTACTGGAACGCGCTGCCGCTGGAGAAAGCGGGCGCCGCCAGAATTTTTGAGCAGCCGCAGTTTACTGCGGAGGCCGTCGCGGATCAGCTCCGCCACTGGGATCGCGCAACACTGCTGACGATGGCTGAACAGGCCCGTCAGGTGGCGATCCCCGATGCGACCGAACGGGTCGCTCAGGAAGTGGCTCGCGCCGCAAAGTAA
- the murC gene encoding UDP-N-acetylmuramate--L-alanine ligase — translation MNTQQLAKLRSIVPEMRRVRHIHFVGIGGAGMGGIAEVLANEGYHISGSDLAPNPVTQHLTGLGATIYFNHRPENVTDASVVVVSSAVSQDNPELVAAREQRIPVIRRAEMLAELMRFRHGIAVAGTHGKTTTTAMVSSIYAEAGLDPTFVNGGLVKAAGTHARLGNSRYLIAEADESDASFLHLQPMVAIVTNIEADHMDTYQGDFENLKQTFINFLHNLPFYGRAVMCVDDAVIRDLIPRVGRHITTYGFSDDADLRIENYEQLGAQGHFTLIRQDKAPLKITLNAPGRHNALNAAAAVAVASEEGIEDNAILAALESFQGTGRRFDLLGEFPTEPVNGQPGSAMLVDDYGHHPTEVDATIKAARAGWPDKKLVMVFQPHRYSRTRDLFDDFANVLSHVDVLLMLDVYSAGETAIPGADSRSLCRAIRNRGKVDPILVTEHEALPEMLAPLLSGNDLILVQGAGNVGKVARKLAESKLQPAPEAEDRHG, via the coding sequence ATGAATACACAACAATTGGCAAAACTGCGTTCTATTGTGCCCGAGATGCGTCGCGTCCGGCACATTCACTTTGTCGGCATCGGTGGTGCGGGCATGGGCGGTATTGCCGAAGTGTTAGCAAATGAAGGCTACCATATCAGCGGTTCAGATCTGGCCCCGAATCCGGTGACACAGCATCTGACCGGGCTGGGTGCCACCATTTATTTTAACCATCGCCCTGAGAACGTCACCGATGCCAGCGTGGTCGTGGTTTCCAGCGCCGTTTCGCAGGACAACCCTGAGCTGGTGGCGGCCCGCGAACAGCGTATCCCGGTGATCCGCCGTGCGGAGATGCTGGCTGAGCTGATGCGCTTCCGTCACGGCATCGCCGTTGCCGGGACGCATGGCAAAACCACCACCACGGCGATGGTTTCAAGTATTTATGCGGAAGCGGGTCTCGATCCGACCTTCGTTAACGGCGGCCTGGTGAAAGCCGCAGGCACCCATGCCCGCCTGGGTAACAGCCGCTATCTGATTGCCGAAGCGGATGAGAGCGATGCGTCGTTCCTGCATCTGCAGCCGATGGTGGCGATTGTGACCAACATCGAAGCCGATCACATGGACACCTATCAGGGCGATTTCGAGAACCTGAAGCAGACGTTTATTAACTTCCTGCACAACCTGCCGTTTTACGGTCGCGCAGTGATGTGCGTAGATGATGCAGTGATCCGTGACCTGATCCCGCGCGTGGGACGCCATATCACCACTTACGGTTTCAGCGACGATGCGGATCTGCGTATCGAGAACTATGAGCAGCTGGGTGCGCAGGGCCATTTCACCCTGATCCGTCAGGATAAAGCGCCGCTGAAGATTACGCTGAACGCGCCAGGCCGTCACAACGCCCTGAACGCGGCCGCCGCCGTTGCCGTCGCCAGCGAAGAGGGCATCGAAGACAATGCGATCCTGGCCGCGCTGGAGAGTTTCCAGGGTACCGGTCGTCGCTTTGATCTGCTGGGCGAGTTCCCGACAGAGCCGGTCAATGGTCAGCCAGGCAGCGCGATGCTGGTGGATGATTACGGTCACCATCCCACCGAAGTGGATGCGACGATCAAAGCCGCGCGCGCAGGCTGGCCGGATAAGAAGCTGGTGATGGTGTTTCAGCCGCACCGCTACAGCCGGACCCGCGACCTGTTTGACGATTTTGCAAACGTGCTGTCGCATGTGGATGTGCTGCTGATGCTGGATGTTTACTCTGCCGGTGAAACCGCCATTCCGGGCGCTGACAGCCGTTCGCTGTGCCGCGCGATTCGCAACCGTGGCAAGGTCGATCCGATTCTGGTTACCGAACATGAGGCCCTGCCGGAGATGCTGGCGCCGCTGCTGTCGGGCAACGACCTGATTCTGGTGCAGGGTGCCGGCAACGTCGGCAAAGTGGCGCGTAAGCTGGCGGAGAGTAAACTCCAGCCAGCGCCGGAAGCGGAGGATCGTCATGGCTGA
- the mraY gene encoding phospho-N-acetylmuramoyl-pentapeptide-transferase, producing MLVWLAEHLVAFYSGFNVFSYLTFRAIVSLLTALFLSLWMGPRLIAWLQKLQIGQVVRNDGPESHFSKRGTPTMGGIMILTSITVSVLMWAYPSNPYVWCVLFVLIGFGIIGFVDDYRKVVRKDTKGLIARWKYFWMSVISLGVAFGLYAAGKDTPATQLVVPFFKDIMPQLGLFYVLLAYFVIVGTGNAVNLTDGLDGLAIMPTVFVAAGFALVAWATGNVKFAEYLHIPYLRHAGELVIVCTAIVGAGLGFLWFNTYPAQVFMGDVGSLALGGALGTIAVLLRQEFLLVIMGGVFVVETLSVILQVGSFKLRGQRIFRMAPIHHHYELKGWPEPRVIVRFWIISLMLVLIGLATLKVR from the coding sequence ATGTTAGTTTGGCTGGCCGAGCATCTGGTCGCTTTTTATTCCGGCTTTAACGTCTTTTCGTATCTGACGTTTCGCGCCATTGTCAGCCTGCTGACCGCGTTATTTCTCTCGCTCTGGATGGGCCCGCGCCTGATCGCCTGGCTGCAGAAATTACAGATTGGTCAGGTTGTCCGTAACGATGGCCCGGAGTCGCACTTCAGCAAGCGCGGCACGCCGACCATGGGCGGCATTATGATCCTGACCTCCATCACCGTCTCCGTGCTGATGTGGGCCTATCCCTCGAATCCGTACGTCTGGTGTGTGCTGTTCGTCCTGATCGGCTTCGGCATCATCGGCTTTGTCGATGACTATCGCAAAGTCGTGCGCAAAGACACCAAAGGCCTGATCGCCCGCTGGAAATATTTCTGGATGTCGGTGATTTCGCTGGGCGTTGCCTTCGGACTCTATGCGGCGGGCAAAGATACGCCTGCGACCCAGCTGGTGGTGCCTTTCTTCAAAGACATCATGCCGCAGCTGGGCCTGTTCTATGTGCTGCTGGCGTACTTTGTGATTGTCGGCACGGGTAATGCGGTCAACCTGACCGATGGCCTGGATGGTCTGGCTATCATGCCAACCGTGTTTGTCGCGGCGGGCTTTGCGCTGGTCGCCTGGGCCACCGGTAACGTCAAGTTTGCGGAGTACCTGCACATCCCTTATCTGCGTCACGCGGGTGAACTGGTGATTGTCTGCACCGCCATCGTCGGGGCAGGGCTGGGCTTCCTCTGGTTTAATACCTATCCGGCTCAGGTCTTTATGGGCGACGTCGGTTCGCTGGCGCTGGGTGGCGCGCTGGGTACCATCGCCGTGCTGCTGCGTCAGGAATTTTTGCTGGTGATCATGGGCGGCGTGTTTGTGGTTGAAACGCTGTCGGTGATCCTGCAGGTGGGATCGTTCAAGTTACGCGGCCAGCGTATTTTCCGCATGGCGCCGATCCATCACCACTATGAACTCAAGGGCTGGCCGGAACCGCGCGTGATTGTGCGCTTCTGGATCATTTCGCTAATGCTGGTGCTGATTGGCCTGGCCACGCTGAAGGTGCGTTAA
- the murD gene encoding UDP-N-acetylmuramoyl-L-alanine--D-glutamate ligase, which produces MADYRGRKVVIIGLGLTGLSCVDFFLAQGVTPRVMDTRVSPPGLDKLPGQVERHLGGINGDWLLAADLIVASPGIALAHPILSEAVDAGIEIVGDIELFCREAQAPIVAITGSNGKSTVTTLVGEMAKAAGWQVGVGGNIGLPALSLLQSPAQLYVLELSSFQLETTYSLKAAAATVLNVSEDHMDRYPLGMQQYRAAKLRIYENARTCVVNADDALTMPVRGADNRCISFGIDFGDYHLNKQQGSIWLRVKGEKVLNTAEMKMVGQHNYANALAALALADAVGLPRASSLAALTQFSGLAHRFQLVHEHQGVRWINDSKATNVGSTEAALNGLQVEGTLWLLMGGDGKSADFSPLIPWLQGDHIRLYCFGRDGDALAALRPEIAVRTETLRQAMEQIAPQVRSGDMVLLSPACASLDQFRNFEQRGEQFAQLAKELS; this is translated from the coding sequence ATGGCTGACTATCGGGGTAGAAAAGTCGTCATCATCGGGCTGGGCCTGACCGGGCTCTCCTGTGTTGATTTCTTTTTAGCGCAGGGCGTAACGCCTCGCGTGATGGACACCCGTGTCTCGCCGCCGGGGCTGGATAAACTGCCGGGGCAGGTTGAACGCCATCTGGGCGGGATCAACGGCGACTGGCTGCTGGCCGCCGACCTGATCGTAGCCAGCCCGGGCATCGCGCTGGCGCACCCGATTCTCAGCGAAGCGGTTGACGCCGGTATCGAAATCGTCGGCGACATCGAGCTGTTCTGCCGCGAGGCGCAGGCTCCGATCGTCGCCATTACCGGCTCCAACGGCAAAAGCACCGTCACCACTCTGGTCGGTGAGATGGCGAAAGCGGCGGGCTGGCAGGTGGGCGTCGGTGGCAACATCGGCCTGCCCGCGCTGAGCCTGCTGCAGTCTCCGGCACAGCTCTATGTGCTGGAACTCTCCAGTTTCCAGCTGGAGACCACCTACAGCCTTAAAGCGGCGGCGGCCACCGTGCTGAACGTCAGCGAAGATCATATGGATCGTTATCCGCTGGGCATGCAGCAGTATCGCGCGGCCAAACTGCGGATCTACGAGAACGCCCGGACCTGCGTCGTTAACGCCGATGATGCGCTGACGATGCCGGTGCGCGGCGCAGACAACCGCTGCATCAGCTTCGGTATCGATTTCGGCGACTACCACCTTAACAAGCAGCAGGGCAGTATCTGGCTGCGGGTGAAGGGCGAGAAAGTGCTGAACACGGCCGAAATGAAGATGGTGGGACAGCACAACTACGCGAACGCGCTGGCGGCGCTGGCGCTGGCCGATGCGGTCGGTCTGCCTCGCGCCTCCAGTCTGGCTGCCCTGACGCAGTTCAGCGGCCTGGCGCACCGTTTTCAGCTGGTCCATGAACATCAGGGCGTGCGCTGGATTAACGACTCCAAAGCCACCAACGTCGGCAGCACCGAAGCGGCGCTGAACGGCCTGCAGGTAGAGGGAACTCTGTGGCTGCTGATGGGCGGGGACGGAAAGTCTGCTGACTTCTCGCCGCTGATCCCCTGGCTGCAGGGCGACCATATCCGCCTCTACTGCTTTGGCCGCGATGGTGATGCGCTGGCGGCACTGCGTCCGGAGATTGCTGTGCGCACGGAGACGCTGCGTCAGGCGATGGAGCAGATTGCGCCACAGGTCCGGTCCGGCGACATGGTGCTGCTGTCGCCCGCCTGCGCCAGCCTTGACCAGTTCCGTAACTTTGAGCAGCGCGGTGAGCAGTTCGCGCAACTGGCGAAGGAGCTGAGCTGA
- the ftsQ gene encoding cell division protein FtsQ: MSQAAMRVRNREPQERIRTGRSNGARLFGIIFLLTVIGIMVAGGLAVLKWMNDASRLPLSKLVVTGQTHYTTHDDIRQAILSLGPPGTFMSQNVDILQQQIERLPWIKQVSVRKQWPDELKIHLVEYTPVARWNDLHMVDAEGVSFSVPASHVGKEVLPMLYGPEGSEKEVLAGYHSMDDVLKARKFTLKVASMTARRSWQLVTSDDIRIELGRSDTMKRLNRFIELYPVLQQQGQNESKRISYVDLRYDSGASVGWTPVVMEPQDSNQQQNQAQAKQQ; encoded by the coding sequence ATGTCACAGGCGGCGATGAGAGTTCGAAACCGTGAACCGCAGGAGCGTATTCGCACCGGCCGCAGTAACGGAGCCCGACTGTTCGGCATTATCTTTTTGCTGACCGTTATCGGGATTATGGTGGCAGGCGGCCTGGCCGTGCTGAAGTGGATGAACGATGCGTCCCGGCTGCCGTTATCGAAGCTGGTGGTGACGGGGCAGACGCACTACACCACGCACGATGATATTCGCCAGGCGATTCTGTCGCTGGGGCCGCCCGGCACGTTTATGTCGCAGAACGTGGACATCCTGCAGCAGCAGATTGAGCGGCTGCCCTGGATTAAGCAGGTCAGCGTGCGTAAGCAGTGGCCGGATGAGCTGAAGATCCATCTGGTCGAGTATACGCCAGTGGCGCGCTGGAACGATTTGCATATGGTGGATGCGGAAGGGGTTTCCTTTAGCGTACCCGCCAGTCATGTCGGCAAAGAGGTACTGCCGATGTTGTATGGGCCGGAAGGGAGTGAGAAAGAGGTCCTGGCGGGCTATCACAGCATGGATGATGTGCTGAAAGCCCGGAAATTTACGCTGAAGGTGGCGTCGATGACGGCCCGGCGTTCATGGCAACTGGTCACCAGCGATGATATCCGCATCGAACTGGGACGCAGCGACACGATGAAACGACTGAATCGCTTTATTGAGCTCTATCCGGTGCTGCAGCAGCAAGGTCAGAACGAGAGCAAACGTATCAGCTACGTGGATTTGCGATACGACTCTGGTGCTTCTGTGGGCTGGACACCGGTCGTGATGGAGCCACAGGACAGTAATCAGCAACAGAACCAGGCACAGGCTAAACAACAATGA
- a CDS encoding D-alanine--D-alanine ligase yields MADKVAVLMGGTSAEREVSLNSGQAVVAGLREMGIDAEGIDTRDVSVLTLKEQGFTKAFIALHGRGGEDGTLQAVLEFLQLPYTGSGVMASAVTMDKLRTKLLWQGRGLPSGRFVWLTRQQRDAGLDAACHAEIAALGLPLFVKPACEGSSVGISRVNDLSALPAALELAFKHDDDVLVEAFLSGAEYTVAIVGDRILPAIEIKSASEFYDYEAKYISDDTQYLCPADLSAEREAELQQLVLAAWRALGCSGWGRIDVMTDGAGNFQLLEANTSPGMTSHSLVPMAAKQAGMSFPQLVAHILELAD; encoded by the coding sequence ATGGCTGATAAAGTTGCCGTATTAATGGGCGGCACCTCGGCAGAGCGCGAGGTTTCGCTGAATTCAGGTCAGGCCGTTGTCGCCGGATTACGGGAAATGGGAATAGATGCTGAGGGCATCGACACCCGCGACGTCTCTGTGCTGACGCTGAAAGAGCAGGGCTTCACCAAAGCATTTATCGCGCTGCATGGCCGGGGCGGAGAAGATGGCACGCTGCAGGCCGTCCTGGAGTTCCTGCAACTGCCCTACACCGGCAGCGGCGTGATGGCCTCTGCGGTAACCATGGACAAGCTGCGTACCAAACTGCTGTGGCAGGGTCGCGGCTTACCTTCAGGCCGCTTTGTCTGGCTGACACGTCAGCAGCGTGATGCCGGGCTGGATGCCGCGTGTCACGCGGAGATTGCGGCGCTGGGCTTACCGCTGTTTGTCAAACCTGCCTGTGAAGGGTCCAGCGTGGGCATCAGCCGGGTCAACGATCTGAGCGCGCTGCCTGCGGCGCTGGAACTGGCGTTTAAGCATGACGACGATGTGCTGGTCGAGGCGTTTCTCAGCGGCGCAGAGTATACCGTGGCGATCGTGGGCGACCGTATCCTGCCGGCCATCGAAATAAAGAGCGCCAGCGAGTTCTATGATTATGAAGCAAAATACATTTCTGACGATACTCAGTATCTCTGCCCGGCGGATTTAAGCGCTGAACGCGAGGCGGAGCTACAGCAGCTGGTACTGGCCGCCTGGCGTGCGCTGGGATGCAGCGGCTGGGGACGGATAGACGTGATGACCGATGGGGCAGGGAACTTCCAGCTGCTTGAGGCGAACACCTCGCCGGGCATGACCAGCCACAGCCTGGTGCCGATGGCGGCAAAACAGGCGGGCATGAGTTTCCCGCAGCTGGTTGCCCATATTCTGGAGCTGGCCGACTGA
- the ftsW gene encoding cell division protein FtsW, whose amino-acid sequence MRIPGAGVAQFFGGRLKDWVMGARESDDTSLVLYDRTLLWLTLGLAVIGFVMVTSASMPVGQRLNDDLFYFAKRDAFYIALAFGMALVTLRVPMDFWQRYSNVMLMVTVAMLLIVLVVGSSVNGASRWIALGPLRIQPAELSKLSLFCYLASYLVRKVEEVRNNFWGFCKPMGVMVVLAVLLLAQPDLGTVVVLFVTTLAMLFLAGAKLWQFMAIIGSGIFAVILLIIAEPYRMRRVTSFWNPWEDPFGSGYQLTQSLMAFGRGEFWGQGLGNSVQKLEYLPEAHTDFIFAIIGEELGYVGVVLALLMVFFVAFRAMSIGRRALELDQRFSGFLACSIGVWFSFQALVNVGAAAGMLPTKGLTLPLISYGGSSLIIMSTAIVFLLRIDYETRLAKAQAFTRGGR is encoded by the coding sequence ATGCGTATTCCTGGTGCCGGTGTGGCGCAATTCTTTGGCGGACGCCTGAAAGACTGGGTCATGGGCGCACGCGAGAGCGATGACACGTCGCTGGTGCTCTATGACCGCACGCTGCTATGGCTGACGCTGGGTCTGGCGGTGATCGGTTTTGTGATGGTGACATCGGCCTCAATGCCGGTCGGTCAGCGTCTCAACGATGACCTGTTCTACTTTGCCAAGCGTGATGCGTTCTATATCGCGCTGGCCTTTGGTATGGCGCTGGTCACGCTGCGGGTGCCGATGGATTTCTGGCAACGTTACAGCAACGTGATGCTGATGGTGACGGTAGCGATGCTGCTGATTGTTCTGGTGGTTGGTAGCTCGGTTAACGGTGCTTCGCGCTGGATCGCGCTGGGGCCACTGCGTATTCAGCCTGCCGAGCTGTCGAAGCTCTCCCTGTTCTGCTATCTCGCCAGCTACCTGGTGCGCAAGGTAGAGGAGGTGCGTAACAACTTCTGGGGCTTCTGTAAGCCGATGGGCGTGATGGTGGTACTGGCAGTTTTACTGCTGGCGCAGCCCGACCTCGGAACGGTCGTCGTACTCTTTGTGACCACGCTGGCGATGCTGTTTCTGGCGGGCGCCAAACTGTGGCAGTTCATGGCCATCATCGGTTCCGGTATTTTCGCGGTGATCCTGCTGATCATCGCCGAACCTTACCGTATGCGCCGTGTGACCTCGTTCTGGAATCCGTGGGAAGATCCCTTTGGTAGCGGCTATCAGCTGACGCAGTCGCTGATGGCATTTGGTCGCGGCGAATTCTGGGGCCAGGGACTGGGTAACTCCGTACAAAAGCTGGAATATCTGCCGGAAGCGCATACCGACTTTATTTTCGCCATCATAGGGGAAGAACTCGGCTACGTCGGTGTGGTATTGGCACTTTTAATGGTATTCTTCGTCGCTTTTCGTGCGATGTCGATTGGTCGCCGCGCGCTGGAGCTGGATCAGCGTTTCTCCGGCTTTCTGGCCTGTTCGATCGGGGTCTGGTTCAGCTTCCAGGCGCTGGTTAACGTCGGGGCCGCCGCCGGTATGCTGCCGACCAAAGGTCTGACGTTACCGCTGATCAGTTACGGTGGGTCGAGTCTGATCATTATGTCGACGGCCATCGTCTTTTTATTACGCATAGATTATGAAACGCGCCTGGCGAAAGCGCAGGCGTTTACCCGAGGTGGTCGATGA
- the ftsA gene encoding cell division protein FtsA — MIKATDRKLVVGLEIGTAKVAALVGEILPDGMVNIIGVGSCPSRGMDKGGVNDLESVVKCVQRAIDQAELMADCQISSVYLALSGKHISCQNEIGMVPISEEEVTQDDVENVVHTAKSVRVRDEHRILHVIPQEYAIDYQEGIKNPVGLSGVRMQAKVHLITCHNDMAKNIVKAVERCGLKVDQLIFAGLASSFAVLTEDERELGVCVVDIGGGTMDIAVYTGGALRHTKVIPYAGNVVTSDIAYAFGTPPTDAEAIKVRHGCALGSIVGKDENVEVPSVGGRPPRSLQRQTLAEVIEPRYTELLNLVNDEILQLQEQLRQQGVKHHLAAGIVLTGGAAQIEGLAACAQRVFHTQVRIGQPLNITGLTDYAQESYYSTAVGLLHYGKESHMNGDAETEKRVSVGNWFKRINSWLKKEF, encoded by the coding sequence ATGATCAAGGCAACGGACAGAAAACTGGTAGTTGGACTCGAAATCGGCACTGCGAAGGTTGCCGCCCTGGTTGGGGAAATTCTGCCCGATGGTATGGTCAACATTATTGGGGTGGGCAGCTGCCCGTCCCGTGGTATGGATAAAGGTGGCGTCAACGACCTTGAGTCGGTGGTGAAATGCGTTCAGCGCGCCATCGACCAGGCTGAGCTGATGGCAGACTGCCAGATCTCCTCCGTCTACCTTGCTTTATCGGGCAAACATATCAGTTGTCAGAACGAAATCGGGATGGTTCCGATTTCCGAAGAGGAAGTGACTCAGGATGATGTGGAGAACGTCGTACATACCGCGAAATCGGTTCGTGTGCGTGACGAGCATCGCATCCTGCACGTTATCCCTCAGGAGTACGCCATCGACTACCAGGAAGGGATCAAAAACCCGGTCGGTCTGTCCGGCGTGCGTATGCAGGCGAAAGTGCACCTGATCACCTGCCACAACGATATGGCGAAGAACATCGTCAAAGCCGTTGAGCGCTGCGGACTGAAAGTGGATCAGCTGATTTTTGCCGGTCTCGCCTCCAGTTTTGCCGTGCTGACGGAAGATGAACGTGAGCTGGGCGTGTGTGTTGTCGATATTGGTGGCGGTACAATGGACATTGCCGTATATACCGGCGGCGCTTTACGGCACACTAAGGTTATTCCGTATGCAGGTAACGTCGTGACCAGCGACATCGCCTATGCGTTTGGTACACCGCCGACGGATGCTGAAGCGATCAAAGTGCGCCATGGCTGCGCGCTGGGCTCGATTGTCGGCAAAGATGAGAACGTTGAAGTGCCGAGCGTGGGCGGACGTCCACCGCGCAGCCTGCAGCGTCAGACGCTGGCCGAGGTCATCGAGCCGCGTTACACCGAACTTTTGAATCTGGTCAACGACGAGATTCTGCAGTTACAGGAACAACTGCGTCAGCAGGGCGTGAAGCATCATCTGGCCGCAGGCATTGTCCTGACCGGGGGTGCCGCGCAAATCGAAGGACTGGCGGCCTGTGCGCAACGCGTATTCCATACGCAGGTGCGTATCGGACAGCCGCTGAATATTACCGGCCTGACTGACTATGCGCAGGAATCGTACTACTCCACCGCAGTGGGACTGTTGCACTACGGCAAAGAGTCGCACATGAACGGTGATGCAGAGACCGAAAAACGTGTCTCAGTAGGCAACTGGTTCAAGCGTATTAACAGTTGGTTAAAAAAAGAGTTTTAA